One genomic region from bacterium encodes:
- the hprK gene encoding HPr(Ser) kinase/phosphatase, whose amino-acid sequence MAQGRVSPAASYLTVRELLGTPRLGLELYSGSQGLERPIRSPRVLAVGFAADGSLLLPAGEGLAAVGTRAAERLGRGGGRERRRFLRALETQPIAGLVLSRSRPVPDGLVLLSREAALPLLVSRESLETAVSRLGYFLRNRLGAEITVHGVLVEIFGVGVLILGPSSIGKSESALELVTRGHRLIADDMVIVHRGENRMLMGSGSGLARYHMEIRGIGIIDVKELYGVAAVLAAAEIELIVELEPWRTGADYDRLGLDERYRKLLGIAVPHLRVPVSPGRNIAVILEVAARNNLLKRQGYHTARELQRRLLSRTTGGAS is encoded by the coding sequence GTGGCGCAGGGCCGTGTGTCGCCCGCGGCCTCCTACCTGACGGTCCGCGAGCTGCTCGGCACGCCGCGCCTCGGCCTGGAGCTGTACTCCGGCAGCCAGGGGCTGGAGCGGCCGATCCGCAGCCCGCGCGTGCTCGCCGTCGGCTTCGCCGCGGACGGCTCGCTGCTGCTGCCGGCGGGCGAGGGGCTGGCGGCGGTGGGCACGCGGGCCGCCGAGCGGCTCGGCCGCGGCGGGGGGCGCGAGCGTCGCCGCTTCCTGCGCGCGCTCGAGACCCAGCCGATCGCCGGGCTGGTGCTCTCCCGCAGCCGTCCGGTCCCGGACGGCCTCGTCCTGCTCTCCCGGGAGGCGGCGCTGCCGCTGCTGGTCAGCCGCGAGTCGCTCGAGACCGCGGTGTCGCGGCTCGGGTACTTCCTGCGCAACCGGCTCGGCGCCGAGATCACGGTCCACGGGGTGCTCGTCGAGATCTTCGGCGTGGGCGTGCTGATCCTCGGCCCCAGCTCCATCGGCAAGAGCGAGAGCGCGCTCGAGCTCGTGACGCGGGGCCACCGGCTCATCGCCGACGACATGGTGATCGTGCACCGGGGGGAGAACCGGATGCTCATGGGGAGCGGCTCCGGCCTGGCCCGCTACCACATGGAGATCCGGGGGATCGGCATCATCGACGTCAAGGAACTCTACGGCGTCGCCGCGGTGCTCGCCGCCGCGGAGATCGAGCTCATCGTCGAGCTCGAGCCCTGGCGGACCGGCGCGGACTACGACCGCCTCGGCCTGGACGAGCGCTACCGGAAGCTGCTCGGCATCGCGGTGCCCCATCTGCGCGTCCCGGTCAGCCCCGGCCGGAACATCGCGGTGATCCTGGAGGTGGCGGCGCGCAACAACCTGCTCAAGCGGCAGGGATACCACACGGCCCGGGAGTTGCAGCGGCGCCTGCTCTCGCGCACCACGGGGGGGGCGTCGTGA
- the raiA gene encoding ribosome-associated translation inhibitor RaiA: MQYPITITGKHIEITEPLRDYVTEKIGRACKLLGKITAVHVTIAVEKYRHIVEVILQAHGSTLRAKEETHDMYASIDQVLDKIEIQVKRLKEKIKDHKHAGEAGAAAGGEEEAAAVAPRVFVAETFAPKPLTVDEAVEDLQARPESFLVFHNAKNGQVNVLYKRGDGTYGLVQPPV, translated from the coding sequence ATGCAATACCCCATCACGATCACCGGCAAGCACATCGAGATCACCGAACCGCTCCGCGACTACGTGACCGAGAAGATCGGCCGGGCCTGCAAGCTCCTCGGGAAGATCACCGCCGTCCACGTCACCATCGCCGTCGAGAAGTACCGGCACATCGTGGAGGTCATCCTCCAGGCCCACGGCTCCACGCTGCGGGCCAAGGAGGAGACGCACGACATGTACGCCTCGATCGACCAGGTCCTCGACAAGATCGAGATCCAGGTCAAGCGGCTCAAGGAGAAGATCAAGGACCACAAGCACGCCGGCGAGGCGGGCGCCGCCGCCGGTGGCGAGGAGGAGGCGGCGGCTGTTGCGCCGCGGGTCTTCGTGGCCGAGACCTTCGCGCCCAAGCCCCTGACGGTCGACGAGGCCGTCGAGGATCTCCAGGCCCGCCCGGAGTCGTTCCTCGTCTTCCACAACGCGAAGAACGGCCAGGTCAACGTGCTCTACAAGCGCGGCGACGGCACCTACGGGCTCGTGCAGCCCCCGGTGTAG